The Henckelia pumila isolate YLH828 chromosome 2, ASM3356847v2, whole genome shotgun sequence genome includes a window with the following:
- the LOC140882661 gene encoding probable calcium-binding protein CML13 → MGKDLKDEQASAMKEAFNLFDTDGDGKIAPSELGILMRSLGGNPTQAQLKSIISEEKLNAPFDFPRFLDLMTKHLKPEPFDRQLRDAFKVLDKDGTGCVVVSDLRHILTNIGEKLEPAEFDEWIREVDVGSDGKIRYEDFIARMVAK, encoded by the coding sequence ATGGGGAAAGATCTGAAGGACGAACAGGCATCGGCAATGAAGGAAGCATTCAATCTCTTCGATACCGACGGAGATGGCAAAATCGCCCCCTCGGAGCTCGGGATCCTGATGCGATCTCTCGGCGGAAACCCTACTCAGGCCCAGCTGAAGTCGATAATCTCTGAGGAGAAGCTCAATGCTCCGTTCGATTTCCCTAGATTTCTCGACCTCATGACCAAGCATTTGAAGCCTGAGCCATTTGATCGCCAGCTTCGCGACGCGTTCAAAGTTCTGGATAAGGACGGTACTGGGTGCGTCGTGGTTTCGGATCTCAGGCATATCCTCACCAACATTGGGGAGAAGCTGGAGCCTGCTGAGTTCGATGAATGGATCCGTGAGGTGGATGTTGGGTCTGATGGCAAGATCCGGTACGAGGACTTCATTGCCCGCATGGTCGCCAAGTGA